The DNA segment CTGAGAACGATCGAGCGATATTTTTGGTTTAATAATTTTAGCTTATTGAAGAAGAAGGAAACCATTAAAGCTCTTAATTGGTTATCTAATTCCCGTCGCTTTGTCTATTTGGAGAAGGATTATGATGATTTACTCCTAGAGATTCATCTGTTAAAGGTGCTAGAGGTGCAAAAATTCATCGATTTAGAGGGTTATTTTACCCGAAAGGATAAATGTGTCAAGAGCTTCTTTAAACGTGCCTTAAAACACAAGCAAGAGTTACGAGATTATTTCAACATTATCGTTACCGCCGACAGTAATCCTATTATCATCTTGAAAAATTTACTCAAGTCGATTGGTATTAAGTTGAAGTCAAGCGTTAGAAAAGTCAATAAGGTTAATACTAGAGTCTATCTGATCGATCAATCATATCTTGATGATGATATAAGACAATCGGTATTAACATCTTATCAAATGCGTAATGCTGGGTTAAAAACTGTCAAAGGAAAAATGAAAAAAATTAGTGAAGGTTTTGAGGAAAACAAAAACTCTGAAACTACTATCAATAAAGGGTTAGTGGGTGATAGCAACGGCTATAAAAACGACTCTATATCCTATAATAATCAAGCTAATTCTGTAGCGGGTTTAAAGGTAACAACAAAGATTTCAACTGAGGGGTTAAAACAAGGGGAAATTTTCCAAACAGAAAGAGGAATTATCGAAGGTAATAAAAATGCTAAAACTGTTATCAAAAATGAATTTGAAGCCAATAACAACAGCTATGAAAACCCTTCTATATCCTATAATAATCAAACGGATTCTGTAGTTACTCAAGCTCAAACTCAAGACGATGACAAATACTGAAACCCTGCTAATCATTTAATCATTTAGTGGAATTTACACACTAAAAAATTAGTCGGAGTTGAAAAATCGATCGATTAGAAATCAATCAGATGAAGGTTATTATTAAATTAATTGGTGATGAAGAAACTAACTTTCAATTTTTCCCAAAGATTAACAGCATTAGCAATCTTCTCTCTAATTTGTATTTCATGGATTCCAGTACAATCACAAGAGCAGTCTAAGCCTTTTAAAATTTTAACTGGTCATAGTGATAAGGTCGAACAGATTGTTTTCAGTGCAGATAATAAAACATTAATTAGTGCTAGTAGAGATAAAAATATTCAAGTTTGGGATATTGATAGTAACAAAGTTTTACGGACATTATCCACACAATCGGAAGGAGTTACTTCGATCGCTTTGAGTAGAGATAATCAGATTTTAGTCAGTGGCGATATTGATCATAGCGTGAAAATTTGGGATTTACCAACAGGAAAATTATTAATAACCCTCAATGGACATTCCCAACCAGTGGAAGCCGTTGCAATTAGTCCCAATAGTAAATTAGTTGTCAGTGGTAGCGACGATCGTACGATTAATATTTGGGATATTAGTTCGGGCAAACTTTTACATACATTGACAGGACACCCCGATTATATCAGCGATTTAACGATTAGTTCTGATGGCAAAACTCTTGTTAGTAGTAGTGGTGATGCTGATTATATGGCTAAACTTTACGGTAATATTAAGGTTTGGGACTTAGAAACGGGAAAGTTAGTTTATAGTCTAAAACAAGCAAGTCCAGTGGCTAACATCATTATCAGTCCAGATGGAAAAACTTTATTTAGTGGCAGTTTTGGGCAAATAGAATCGGCAAATTCTGCAATTAATACAATTATGCTCTGGGATTTAAAAGAAGGTAAATTAATCCGTAACTTTACAGAAAATACAGAATCTGTAGAGTCAATGACTTTAAGTTCAAATGGTAAAACTCTTATAACAGGTAACTTTCGGGGCAATATCAATTTTTGGGATTGGGAAAATGGTCAATTATTGCAAACCTTTAATAATGATTCAAATTCGATTAATACGATCGCTATCAGCCCAGATTTAAAATATATTGCTAGTAGCTCTGACAACACAATTAAACTGTGGAAAATTCCCCCAATTTAAAGGTTTTGCTTAATCTTACAATCAACTTCTAAGCAGGGGATTCAAGTAGTAAGATAAAGAGATTAGACACTGTATATTTTAAACTAGACAGATGAAAAAGTATTATATTAATGACTTGCAAGAAAGATATAATCTCAAGACTAGACAATCTGTGTACGATAGACTTAAAGCCATAGAAATACAAGTAGAGAAGGAAGGGAATAAAAGCTATGTAACCGAGACTGTGTTAGAGAAATTAGACCAACTGCAAGAACATTTAAACTTAGGGGGAAGCATCAAAACCTTTACTCCGACTGTTAAAACTACTGTCCATTCCAAAATAGACAATGAAAATTTTGAGTCACCAATAGACAGTATAAATTCTGTACTAGACAAGGCAAATTCTTCCCCAGACAGTGTAAATTCTGCACTAGACAAAGCTAATTCCTTCCTAGACAGTAATATCCAATATGTACAGCTAGACTTATTTGAAACTCTGATGGAGAGAGTGGAAGAAGTAGTGGAAAAAATGATACCGATTAACCCCATTAGTCATTGGGAGAAATTAGATATAGCAGTAGAAAGAGGATATATACTCAGTAGCCAAGAAGTAAAAAACCTAGTGGGTACTAAACCTAATGGTACAAAATGGACAAGGGGAGCATTCGTTTTTACCCGAACTGGAAAGATAGGTAATCAAGCAGGATGGACGATTAGTCGGCTTTGAGGGTAAGGTTGTCGAGAAGACTGTGCCAATACCACCGAATCTTTCCCCGACACAAAACACAATGTTGTAATTACCAACGCAACAATACTATTAAATTTAATTTTCATATTTAGGTAAAAGTAAAATTAAGGACAACTATTGGCTAAATCAGGACGTTTGATTTCCAATTCATCCCAATAAGCTCGGAATGCAATGTTTTCTATCTCTTGAGCTTTTTTCAGTGTAGTAGAGTTTAAACCTTGCTCTTTAAGATAACTCTTTGCAGCCTGTGCGCCTTGAATGTTTGCCATAGCACCTGCTAGTCCACAATCTCTTAAAGTTGTATCAGTTAAATTTTTTGCAGCTTCAGCCGCTCTTTGGTAATTAATAATAGCAGTATCGTAATCTCCCTTCCGTGTGGCAGACCAAGCCTTTTCATTATATCCATTGATTAATGGTCCATAAGGGGGAACTTGGCTTAACAAAGGGCTTATCTCGATCACCGAAAAAGTTAAACCTATAGAAAGACTGAGACAAATTTGCTTTATTAATTTCATCTATACTTAACAATTACTAGGTAGTTAAAAATTGATACAGTAACCGTAACATAAAAATAACTAAACAAACAGCTTTACCCCATCAGGGTAAAAACAAAAATAAAAATAACAGAGACTATGATATTTAAGTGTTTCATGGATTAGAGATTAAGAGATAATTGATCGATCGAAATATTACCCTTTCTTCCCCGATGATATTCTAAATGACAGACATTGCATAAAGCTACTAAATTTTCTGGTCTATTATCTTCAGGTATTCTATTCCAATGGTGGACTTGGAGACAATTACCTTTTCTTGAACTTTTCTTATCTTTGAAGTCCGCACCACATTTAGCACACTTCCAATCGGCTTTTTCTTTGACTTCCATCGATATTTCTCTCCAATCTTTGCTATATCTGCTCATCATCTATCCCCCCTAACTCTGTTTTTATCGAGCGTGTAACTTTATTCATTTATATAAATTTTTTCACCTTCACCTTCACCTTCACCTCCAGCTACAGAATCAGAATCAGAAGCAGAAGCAGAACCAGAACCAGAAGCAGACCAATTTAAGACTCTCTCATACAAAGTCTCATAGATTAAACTGACAGATGATGGTTTTAGCTTTATCGGATAACGATATACTTCTACTGGATAACTAAGATTTTCTCTTACCCCTCCCTTAAAATCAATTAGTAATATACCCACTTTGTCATTCGTTGTTTGGGAGATCGTTTTGATTAAATCAAGATCATCAGAGGGAATAGCAAAACAGAAATAATGACAGAAATGTAAATACTTTTGCCATTTATGATCTGAAGCAAAATCCTGTTGACTTGATTTTATTTCCACCACAAAAACATCTTTCGGACGTTTATAGCTCCATCGAATTACCGCCATAAAATCGATCCTTAATCTTTTCTTTTCAAAGTTTATCCTTACCTCTGTATGGTCTTGATAATGTTTCGGAGGGTAACGCATTTCAGCACAAGTTTTAGTCCAGTTAACTAGATTTATTTTTAAAGAGTGGGCTATACTTGGGGCTATTTGTTCTTTTGATATTTCCCTCTGCCTCTCCGTCTCCGTCTCCGTCTCATTGGAATCGCTGTTTATCTCTTCTGCTACCAGTCCTAAATGCTCATATTTCCCCTCGTTACCTTTTGTCGGTCTTCCCCGATTAGTTTTACCATTAATAGGTCTGTACTGTTGCTCGATTTGTCTTGTTTCTTTTACGGTTATATTACCTTGTAAAACCTGTTCTTTCAGCTTTTCATAGACAGGCGCTGGTGCATTTCGTTCTACTTTCTCTAAGTTTTCAAGGGCTTCGGGGGATGCTACCGCATTATCAATCTCGTCAATTTCCTTACTTCCTACAGTATAGAGATAATATTTCCCCGCTTTAATATATCTCCAAATTAAGGAGGGTTGACGGTCACATTTCTTGGCGATATGGTGAACCCATGCCGTAAATGATGTTTGTCCAGACTGTTTAAATAACTCCTTCTCTCTAACGGCAATAGCTATCTTAGCAACTTCTCGCCAACTAGATTCCGGGGTAATTAACAGTTGTTCTATCTGTTTTTCCGCTTTTTCTAGTTTGTCAATATCAATCATTAGCACATATTAAGTCTAGTTAACTAGATTATAGTCTAAAGAGTGAAAGAATAACATTTCTTTGTGATTAACCCTTAGCGATCGTTCCTAAATAAATATCAGGAAATCCTCCCATCCCCCTGCATTAGTGTCTTTTAGGCGTAATATGCCTTCCAATAATCCTCTCTAAATTTTGGTACTGACATAAAGTTAATACATCAGTACCAATTCAAGTTAGACAGCGATGGGGACAAAGTTTTCTTTGCCTTGGTAATAATAAGATAAGACAGTTTCTACATTATCGCCGATATAGTCAGCCACAGTACGAGGATCTACACCAGCCTGAATTTGCAGGGAAGCAAAAGTTCTACGAGTAGAATAAGCATCGATATAGTTAGGTAATTTATCTTTCTTAGCTAATTCACTTACTATTCCTTTACGTTTAATTTTGCCATCAGGGGTCATTTTAGTTAACCACGATGTGATTAGCAAACCACTATTATAAGGGCGTTTTTCGCTATTGAGAAAAATAAAATCATTATTGCCAGTACCAATACCTAAATCCTTATAGGCGGCTTTAATTTCTTGGAGAATCTCCACTGCACGTTGACTCAATTTGATAGTTCTAGTTTTATGATTTTTTGTATCCTTAATCAGTTTACTTTTGGAACTATAAGACTCATTAATTAACAGTTCCGTAAAAACTCCTTCAGGAGTAATAACTTGCCATCTTACTTTACCCCAACGCAAACCAAAAGCCTCTCCATGTCTCATACCAGTACAAAATAGAAATTCTATGATTAAACTTGGAATATCTATTTTTTTATAGAAACTATTTTTGATTAGTCTTTCATGGTAACTTTTGATAATCAAGTCTTTCTGTTCTTTTGTCCAGGCTTTTTTATTACAATCTTTTTCGATGTCACTAAGAACTTTGACTTGTGGTCTTTTTGTTAGAGGTAACTTACGAGCTTTAGTAAGATGGGAGGAAAAATTATTAGGAGTATTCGGTGGCAATATACCATTCTCTATTGCCCAGTCCATACTATTTTTCAGTACACTTAAAACTTTAATTTGGGTGTATCTTCCTCTTGTTTGTCTTAAATGTTGAGCAATCTTGAGTTGCCCTATATCTCTAATAATATTTATTTCTTCACAGCCTTTGAGACTATTTCGATATAATTTCTTGTACTGATTTTCTAAAGTCGTAATAGCTAAGTTAGGAGCGTGATATTCGGTGAATTTATCTAATAATTCCACAGGATTAAGATCCTCGTAGTTAAAGATATTTACCTCTGTTTTTTTTGAAGAATGCTTATACTTATCCAAATTATGGGGATTAAATGTACCCTTTTCTAAATCTTCTTGTAGTTGATTTCTAGCTTGATAGGCTTCCGCCATATTGGAGGGATCTGCTTTAACTCCAAAACTTATATAGTATTGTTTTTTACCAAAATATTTCTGAGCAAAAAAGCTAGGGAAACTAAGTCTAATATATTCCCTTGCATCTTGTTGTACTTTAACTTGATGACTTGCCATAATTTTTCTATTATTCTTAAGTTGTTTGTGGTGCAGTAAGGTACTTTTTTGTGACCAAGACCTTACTGCATTTATTCTATTATATCAACCTGCTGTTCGTTGGGGGAAGCAGAGTTAAGTGCCTATAATTATTATAGATAAAGGCTTTTAACGAAAAAGTATTTATCAATTTAGGAATTTTTCTAGTACTTTTTCTATATTAGGATGGTTTGAGGTAGTTTCAACCCCTGAAAATAGGTACATAGGTGCAATAGGTACTCTCTATTTTTTTGCTCTTCGACAACGAATTTCTTCGATCTCTTCATGAGCTTTTTGAACCACATTTTCTAAAGTTTGTGTTACCAGTTTGGTCATAGTAACACCTTTGATATAAGCAAGAATTTTAATATCCTCTTTTAATGGTTCAGAAATTTTGATTTTGAGTATTTCCATATTGTTTCGGTGGGAATTATTGTTCATAGTTAGATTGACCAGTGTTTTTTGTGTAATTCTTGTTGTTTTTCTGCCAACTTCCTTGTAAGACAATTGATTTTCACCATACGGTTAAAGGTTTTTTCAATGTCTTGGGATTCTTGAGTCGTTGGTAGTAAGATAGGTAATTCCTTGAGTTCCCCCAGTCGAATTAGAGGTCTTGTCGCCTTTGAAACTAGCCTCGAAATGGCTGTTTGCCCTACTTCAGAAATAAGATACATATACAAACTAATGGCACTTATTTCTTGTCCCGCTCTAAGAATAAAATAAGATTGATTGACTACCCAACCTCCTTCACCTATTGGGGGGACATTTGGAGAAACGATGCCCACTTTGCCTACACTTCCTTTTGTCACAATAACAATGTCATAGGGACGTAAAAAGTGTTGATTTTGCTTGTAATTAATCGTCTCTACCTCTTTAGTAGGGGGAGATAAATAACCATAATCAGGAAATTGATCAATAGTAATTTCCTTGGCTTTTATTTTGTTCGATGAGTTATTACGGATATGGGTATTAGAAAGGGGGGAAACAATATTCGCTACTTTTTCCAATGGGGTGGTTATTTTAGTTGAGAGTAGTTGCTGAACTTTTTTCTCTTTAGAGGAATATATGTATTGAGCAACTTCTAAACTACTTTTGTTTTCTAGTACCTTTTCTTTACTAACATCAATAACAATAAACTCATCAGCGTCAGAGCGACTAACCTTATATAAGGACTGCCATTCAACTAATTTAGGTTGATGGTTTTCTCGAACCGAAAACAAATCATTTGCACCATCGACAAAACGAATATTGTCATTCTTTTTACTTTTGTTGAATACTACTATGGAGAATTGAGATATAACATAAGGAATGATTCCAGAGGGCAAACTGATAACTGTCTCAACAATCTTTCTCTCAACCAAACTTTCACGAAATTCTTGAGCTTTCTCACTTAATAATAATGTACTATTAAGGAGAATAATGGCACGGTTTTTCGTACGAGCTAAAAGATGTTCAAGGGCATAGACATCTCGATCGATCCAACTTTTGAAAGGTCGTGAACTTTGTTG comes from the Geminocystis sp. NIES-3708 genome and includes:
- a CDS encoding WD40 repeat domain-containing protein: MKKLTFNFSQRLTALAIFSLICISWIPVQSQEQSKPFKILTGHSDKVEQIVFSADNKTLISASRDKNIQVWDIDSNKVLRTLSTQSEGVTSIALSRDNQILVSGDIDHSVKIWDLPTGKLLITLNGHSQPVEAVAISPNSKLVVSGSDDRTINIWDISSGKLLHTLTGHPDYISDLTISSDGKTLVSSSGDADYMAKLYGNIKVWDLETGKLVYSLKQASPVANIIISPDGKTLFSGSFGQIESANSAINTIMLWDLKEGKLIRNFTENTESVESMTLSSNGKTLITGNFRGNINFWDWENGQLLQTFNNDSNSINTIAISPDLKYIASSSDNTIKLWKIPPI
- a CDS encoding HNH endonuclease, with translation MSRYSKDWREISMEVKEKADWKCAKCGADFKDKKSSRKGNCLQVHHWNRIPEDNRPENLVALCNVCHLEYHRGRKGNISIDQLSLNL
- a CDS encoding MmcB family DNA repair protein, encoding MIDIDKLEKAEKQIEQLLITPESSWREVAKIAIAVREKELFKQSGQTSFTAWVHHIAKKCDRQPSLIWRYIKAGKYYLYTVGSKEIDEIDNAVASPEALENLEKVERNAPAPVYEKLKEQVLQGNITVKETRQIEQQYRPINGKTNRGRPTKGNEGKYEHLGLVAEEINSDSNETETETERQREISKEQIAPSIAHSLKINLVNWTKTCAEMRYPPKHYQDHTEVRINFEKKRLRIDFMAVIRWSYKRPKDVFVVEIKSSQQDFASDHKWQKYLHFCHYFCFAIPSDDLDLIKTISQTTNDKVGILLIDFKGGVRENLSYPVEVYRYPIKLKPSSVSLIYETLYERVLNWSASGSGSASASDSDSVAGGEGEGEGEKIYINE
- a CDS encoding tyrosine-type recombinase/integrase, producing the protein MASHQVKVQQDAREYIRLSFPSFFAQKYFGKKQYYISFGVKADPSNMAEAYQARNQLQEDLEKGTFNPHNLDKYKHSSKKTEVNIFNYEDLNPVELLDKFTEYHAPNLAITTLENQYKKLYRNSLKGCEEINIIRDIGQLKIAQHLRQTRGRYTQIKVLSVLKNSMDWAIENGILPPNTPNNFSSHLTKARKLPLTKRPQVKVLSDIEKDCNKKAWTKEQKDLIIKSYHERLIKNSFYKKIDIPSLIIEFLFCTGMRHGEAFGLRWGKVRWQVITPEGVFTELLINESYSSKSKLIKDTKNHKTRTIKLSQRAVEILQEIKAAYKDLGIGTGNNDFIFLNSEKRPYNSGLLITSWLTKMTPDGKIKRKGIVSELAKKDKLPNYIDAYSTRRTFASLQIQAGVDPRTVADYIGDNVETVLSYYYQGKENFVPIAV
- a CDS encoding type I restriction-modification system subunit M/S, yielding MREVFPQTTSVKSNIVWDIPLNYQKLEKCFGTLVELKHKNPNYTAFAPLKLNISDNSLAQALENLSKFKNEEISQFRITEDILDIFREEGEFLIPGELIKLMIQLAEIDKGDEIYCPYDSVAKFALEIIKKGGHPYLEILGNIPLIYLLNILNEVDIQVSYSHPLNAPTQNESLEPKQHKLTICISPPGVKYNETFISQQSSRPFKSWIDRDVYALEHLLARTKNRAIILLNSTLLLSEKAQEFRESLVERKIVETVISLPSGIIPYVISQFSIVVFNKSKKNDNIRFVDGANDLFSVRENHQPKLVEWQSLYKVSRSDADEFIVIDVSKEKVLENKSSLEVAQYIYSSKEKKVQQLLSTKITTPLEKVANIVSPLSNTHIRNNSSNKIKAKEITIDQFPDYGYLSPPTKEVETINYKQNQHFLRPYDIVIVTKGSVGKVGIVSPNVPPIGEGGWVVNQSYFILRAGQEISAISLYMYLISEVGQTAISRLVSKATRPLIRLGELKELPILLPTTQESQDIEKTFNRMVKINCLTRKLAEKQQELHKKHWSI